A window of Pseudoalteromonas sp. MEBiC 03607 genomic DNA:
GTTTTTCTAAACTTAGCTTACCTTGCTCATCACGCACACCATATTTTGCCGTACCTATCTGAAATACAATATCAGCCCCCCCTTCGAGATGATAAGGACTCAGTCCACCTTCCCCCGTATTCATCCAACAACCAGCTAATTTTGCACCTCGTGATAAAGCACGCACAGCGGGTTTTGATAAAGCGCCAAAACTCATGCCCGAAATATTGAATAATGCATTGGTAGAATAAGGCTTCTCACAGTATGGACCTAAGGTGACATAACTTGGCTCTAACGCCTCTTCATCCAGTTTTGGGAAGGCGCAGTTCATAAACATCACAGTCCCTGTGGCTTCTAGGCTTTGTGTTGAACCAAACGCAGTAGTGCGGTCAACATTTTTTGCTGCGCGATAAACCCAGCTTCGCTCTGCGCGGTTAAATGGTAACTCTTCCCTATCCATAGCAAAGAAGTACTGACGAAAGAATTCACCTTGGCGCTCAAAGAAATAACGAAAGCGGCCGATCACCGGGTAATTACGGCGAATCGCCTGCTTAGATTGCGTCACATCACTAATGTAAAAGCACACAATCACCAGTAATCCGATCCCTAGTGCAAAAATAAATAAACTGGCAAATACATCGATACTAAAAATTATAAAATCACTCATCCAAGGCCCCTTTGTGAAATGACATCTTTCAAAGCATATAAGGTGTTTATATTACGTGCAATAAGCACTTCATATATTTAAGGTTTCGCTACTCGCAGGATAAGTATTTACTAAATAGAAGTGATAAGAGTATTGAATTCAAAAAGTAGGTATGCCGAAGTTTAAGGCATACCTAACCAATTAGCGTGTTGTATACCCACCGTTAGCAAAAATAGTTTGTCCAGTGATCCACCAACCATCGGTTGCCAAAAATGTAACGATCGGTACGATATCTTCAATTTGTGTTAATTGATTTCCCATTGCTTGGGACTTGTGGAATGCAACACGTTCTGGCGTTTCTTCACCATAAAAGAAAGGCGTATCCATTGGGCCAGGGCCAATACCTGTTACCGAAATCCCACGACCAGAGAACTCTTTTGCTGCAGCTCGAGTAAAGTGCTCAACAGGCGCCTTGCCACCGGCATACGTTGAATACCCATCTGTAAAAGCGGCGAGTAATGAGGTGACTATTGTGATGATTTTACCGTTGTTATTTAACTGCTTACCTGCTTCCTTAATGAAAAAATAAGCTGTTTTAGAGTTGATATCAAACATTGCATCATATTCAGCTTCTGTCGTTTCTGTAATCGGCTTTCTAAGTACCTTGCCAACGGTATTTACCGCAATATCAATACCACCATAAGTAGACTTAGCGAAGTCAAAAAGCGCCGTTACATTATCTGGCTTAGACAGATCACCTTGAAACGTCACCGCATCACCTCCTGCCGCTAAAATCGCACCAACAGTAGCCTCAGCTTCCGCTTTCGAAGAGTCACTATGATAGTGTGCAACAATTTTTGCCCCCTCTTTGGCGAACTCTTGACTGATCAAGCCACCTAGGTTTTTGCCACCGCCAGCAACAACCACCACTTTACCTTGAACATCATGCTTTGACATTCCTATCTCCTTTAAGTAATTCATATAAAAGTCAGAAAGTAACCTAAATTGGATTAGGCGTACCTATTCTCAATTCATTACTTTATCCAATTGAATAAAGTGCGGGAATTGGGTGAATATGCAATTACTGATTGTCAAAAATGCAATTAACTAAATGCACGATGCTAAGTCACTGTTTATTCGAGTTGTAGAAGCCGGTAGCATTAAGAGCGCCGCAATACAATTGGGGGTAGAATCTTCCTCTATCAGCCGTAAAATTGCCGCATTAGAGAAGCAATTAGGGGTAAAATTACTTAATCGTTCAACTATTCGTACTACTCCCACAGAGCAAGGACAAACTTATTATGAACGACTAAAAGATATCCTTGATGCTCAACAAGCATTAGACGAAGAAATCTCGAATAGTATAAATAAAGTAAATGGGACTTTAAGAATCGGAGCGCCCGTCGACTTTGGATCGCAATTTGTCGTCCCAGTTTGTAGGGCAATGCAAAAGCAATACCCTGACTTGAATTTTGAATTATTCCTTGGTAGTGATTTCGAGAACTTATTTAGCAATAAAATTGACGTTGCGGTTAGAATTGGTGAGTTAGCCAACTCGCAGCTTATTGCCAGAAAACTTGGAGAAATCCCCAGAGTTCTGGTTGCGAGCCAGCAGTATTTAGAGAAATTTGGTATACCATTGAATCCAATGGATCTTGAACAACACAATTTTATTTTTTATTCGCAGAAACAAGCAAAAAGCGATATTGAATACCTTAATTTTACTCGTTTTCCACATATTAAAATGCACAGTAATTTTACAGTTAATAGTGCGTCTGCGGTGAGAGACCTAGTCATAAATGGCGCAGGTATTCACCTTGGACCACTTTGGTTTTTCTCAGAGGCTATCCACAAAAGACAGCTCACTCCTCTGCTAACAGATTATCAGTTAAAAAGTTACTCATCACATGCAGTGTATAAAAAGCAACCTTACACACCACAAAAAATTAAGGTGTTTATTGATAAAATGAAAGAGGCCGTTAGCACATTACACAACTCAAGTTTCAACACTAAGATTACTAGTTAATCGTACCGCATTGTCCAGCTAACAATCTTACCCTGCTCTACCACCAATAAAAAATTTGCAGGGCTGGAGTAACCATCATTGTTTTTATAAGTACCAGTGACAACGACTTGATTACCTGACACTTTTAATGCAGTTTCAATTACTTGGCCATGAACATTAATAATGTCTGATTCAAGCCAGCTTTTGAATCTATCACCACTATTTTTACGCTTATACCAACGTTCATACTCTTGGCTTGCATTGTCAGCAAACGCTTCACGAATTTGTTCAGCATTATTATCTTGCATTGCTTTGAGTAATTCAGCTACGGCGTCTTTTGGTGTAAGCACTTCATGTGAGATAGCTGAATTTTGAAAAATGAATACCGCTATTAAACATATAAATAACCGGCGAGTCTTTAGAATAATGTCCATTTAGCTTTCTCTTATGGGTTGATTAAAAAATAATACCCAAAGAGAAACAGCAAAGGCGTTAAGATAATTCGTATTTTATAAAATGAGTTACATTAAAAAGGCGTGATGTAAATCACGCCTTTTCGTCTTTTATGCTGCTCGTTTGGCTAATTCAGCTTTAATGTAAAGTTGAATTTGCTCTTCGAGCACTGACATTGGCACTGAGCCATGTCGTAATATTTGATGGTGAAATTCACGAATATCGAAATCTTGACCAAGTGCTTGCTCAGCTTCGTGGCGTAAACGTTTAATGGTTAGCTCACCAATTTTGTATGACAACGCTTGTGCAGGCCATGAAATATAACGGTCAGTTTCGGTCTTCACGTTATGCAATGAAAGCGCGGTGTTTTCGCTCATAAACTGCATTGCGCGTTCGCGGCTCCAGCCATACATATGCATACCTGTATCAACCACTAAACGT
This region includes:
- a CDS encoding SDR family oxidoreductase gives rise to the protein MSKHDVQGKVVVVAGGGKNLGGLISQEFAKEGAKIVAHYHSDSSKAEAEATVGAILAAGGDAVTFQGDLSKPDNVTALFDFAKSTYGGIDIAVNTVGKVLRKPITETTEAEYDAMFDINSKTAYFFIKEAGKQLNNNGKIITIVTSLLAAFTDGYSTYAGGKAPVEHFTRAAAKEFSGRGISVTGIGPGPMDTPFFYGEETPERVAFHKSQAMGNQLTQIEDIVPIVTFLATDGWWITGQTIFANGGYTTR
- a CDS encoding LysR family transcriptional regulator, whose product is MHDAKSLFIRVVEAGSIKSAAIQLGVESSSISRKIAALEKQLGVKLLNRSTIRTTPTEQGQTYYERLKDILDAQQALDEEISNSINKVNGTLRIGAPVDFGSQFVVPVCRAMQKQYPDLNFELFLGSDFENLFSNKIDVAVRIGELANSQLIARKLGEIPRVLVASQQYLEKFGIPLNPMDLEQHNFIFYSQKQAKSDIEYLNFTRFPHIKMHSNFTVNSASAVRDLVINGAGIHLGPLWFFSEAIHKRQLTPLLTDYQLKSYSSHAVYKKQPYTPQKIKVFIDKMKEAVSTLHNSSFNTKITS
- a CDS encoding nuclear transport factor 2 family protein, with translation MDIILKTRRLFICLIAVFIFQNSAISHEVLTPKDAVAELLKAMQDNNAEQIREAFADNASQEYERWYKRKNSGDRFKSWLESDIINVHGQVIETALKVSGNQVVVTGTYKNNDGYSSPANFLLVVEQGKIVSWTMRYD